A section of the Pseudomonas fluorescens genome encodes:
- a CDS encoding chemotaxis protein CheV, whose amino-acid sequence MSTTKARADSLSLLLFTLRSGKLMAINLLKVSEIIPCPPLTKLPESHPHVKGIATLRGAALSVIDLSRALGEMPLQDPDGGCLIVTDVSRSKQGLHVQAVSRIVHCLSTDIRPPPFGSGGNRSFITGVTQVDGVLVQVLDIEKVIHAIAPAQIEVAPTDLTMEEAEVLGHARILVVDDSQVALQQSVHTLRNLGLTCHTARSAKEAIDVLLELQGTGGQINVVVSDIEMSEMDGYALTRTLRETPDFQDLYVLLHTSLDSAMNSEKARLAGADSVLTKFSSPELTKCLVVAAQSVAQKGL is encoded by the coding sequence ATGTCCACCACCAAAGCCCGCGCAGACTCTCTCTCGCTTCTGCTCTTTACCTTGCGCAGCGGCAAGCTGATGGCCATCAACCTGCTGAAAGTCAGCGAGATCATTCCCTGCCCGCCGCTGACCAAGCTGCCGGAGTCCCACCCCCACGTCAAAGGCATTGCCACCCTGCGTGGCGCGGCCCTCTCGGTGATCGACCTCAGCCGCGCGCTGGGCGAAATGCCCCTGCAAGACCCTGACGGCGGTTGCCTGATCGTCACCGATGTCAGCCGGTCCAAGCAGGGCCTGCATGTGCAGGCGGTAAGCCGGATCGTGCACTGCCTGAGCACTGACATCCGCCCGCCGCCCTTTGGTTCCGGTGGCAATCGTTCGTTTATTACCGGCGTGACCCAGGTGGACGGTGTACTGGTGCAGGTGCTGGACATCGAAAAAGTCATCCACGCCATCGCCCCCGCGCAGATCGAAGTAGCGCCCACGGACCTGACCATGGAAGAAGCCGAAGTGCTCGGCCATGCGCGCATCCTGGTGGTGGACGACAGCCAAGTGGCCCTGCAGCAATCGGTGCACACCCTGCGCAACCTCGGCCTGACCTGCCACACCGCCCGCAGTGCCAAGGAAGCCATCGACGTGCTGCTGGAGCTGCAAGGCACCGGCGGGCAGATCAATGTGGTGGTGTCTGACATCGAAATGTCGGAAATGGACGGTTATGCCCTCACCCGTACCTTGCGCGAAACCCCAGACTTCCAGGACCTCTACGTGCTGTTGCACACCTCCTTGGACAGCGCGATGAACAGCGAGAAAGCGCGCCTGGCCGGTGCCGACTCGGTATTGACCAAATTCTCGTCACCGGAGCTGACCAAATGCCTGGTGGTCGCGGCCCAGAGCGTGGCGCAAAAAGGTTTGTAA
- a CDS encoding LysR family transcriptional regulator, with protein MDTLQNMRAFSCVAEAGSFTAAAVQLDTTTANVSRAVSNLEAHLQTRLLNRTTRRIALTEAGKRYLLRCEQILAYVEEAEAEASDAHARPAGQLKVHTMTGIGQHFVIDAIARYRRTHPDVTFDLTLANRVPDLLDEGYDVSIVLASELPDSGFVSQRLGITYSIVCASPAYVKANGCAQRPSDLLNHACLRLVSPVILLDKWVFNGPDGQESVSINSSPFLVNSADAMKTAIISGMGVGLLPVYAAIEGLRNGTLVRMMPTYRSQELNLYAIYPSRQYLDAKIKTWVEYLRGSLPEILAAHQAELAAYELSGSLGAVRLTT; from the coding sequence ATGGACACTTTGCAAAACATGCGCGCCTTCAGTTGTGTCGCCGAAGCCGGCAGCTTCACCGCCGCCGCGGTGCAACTGGACACCACCACAGCCAATGTCTCGCGCGCGGTCTCCAATCTGGAGGCCCATCTGCAAACCCGCTTGCTCAACCGCACCACCCGCCGCATCGCCCTGACCGAGGCCGGCAAGCGTTATTTATTGCGCTGCGAGCAGATCCTGGCCTATGTCGAGGAAGCCGAGGCCGAGGCCAGCGACGCCCACGCACGGCCCGCCGGGCAGCTCAAAGTGCACACCATGACCGGTATCGGCCAGCATTTCGTGATCGACGCGATTGCCCGCTACCGCCGTACCCACCCCGACGTGACCTTCGACCTGACCCTGGCCAACCGCGTACCGGACCTGCTGGACGAGGGCTACGACGTGTCCATCGTGCTCGCCAGCGAGCTACCGGACTCGGGCTTTGTCTCCCAGCGCCTGGGGATCACCTACAGCATCGTCTGTGCCTCGCCGGCCTACGTCAAAGCCAACGGGTGTGCGCAGCGGCCCAGTGACTTGCTCAACCATGCCTGCCTGCGCCTGGTCAGCCCGGTGATCCTGCTGGACAAATGGGTGTTCAATGGCCCGGATGGCCAGGAAAGCGTGAGCATCAACAGCTCGCCCTTCCTGGTGAACTCGGCTGACGCAATGAAGACCGCGATCATCAGCGGCATGGGCGTCGGCCTGCTGCCGGTGTATGCGGCCATCGAAGGCCTGCGTAACGGCACCCTGGTGCGGATGATGCCGACGTATCGCTCCCAGGAGCTGAACCTGTACGCCATCTACCCATCGCGCCAGTACCTGGATGCGAAGATCAAGACCTGGGTCGAATACCTGCGTGGCTCGCTGCCCGAGATTCTCGCGGCGCACCAGGCGGAATTGGCGGCGTATGAGTTGAGTGGCAGTTTGGGGGCGGTGCGCCTGACCACGTAA
- a CDS encoding 2-hydroxyacid dehydrogenase yields MKKTVLAFSRITPEMIERLQQDFDVIVPSPKQGDINAQFNEALPHAHGLIGVGRKLGRAQLEGASKLAVVSSVSVGYDNYDVDYFNERGIMLTNTPDVLTESTADLAFALLMSSARRVAELDAWTKAGQWKASVGAPLFGCDVHGKTLGIVGLGNIGAAIARRGRLGFNMPILYSGNSRKTALEQELGAQLRSLDQLLAEADFVCLVVPLSEKTKHLISHRELGLMKSSAILVNISRGPVVDEPALIQALQTQGIRGAGLDVYEREPLAESPLFQLSNAVTLPHIGSATHETREAMANRALDNLRSALLGQRPQDLVNPQVWKG; encoded by the coding sequence ATGAAAAAGACCGTCCTCGCCTTCAGCCGCATCACCCCCGAGATGATCGAACGCCTGCAACAGGACTTCGACGTCATCGTCCCCAGCCCCAAGCAGGGCGATATCAACGCGCAGTTCAATGAAGCCCTGCCCCACGCCCACGGTTTGATCGGGGTGGGCCGCAAGCTGGGCCGCGCGCAGCTCGAAGGCGCGAGCAAGCTTGCGGTGGTGTCCAGTGTGTCGGTGGGTTACGACAACTACGATGTGGACTACTTCAACGAACGGGGGATCATGCTCACCAACACCCCCGATGTGCTGACCGAAAGCACCGCCGACCTGGCCTTCGCCCTGCTGATGAGCAGCGCCCGCCGCGTGGCCGAGCTGGACGCCTGGACCAAGGCCGGGCAGTGGAAAGCCAGTGTCGGCGCGCCGTTGTTTGGTTGCGATGTACACGGCAAGACCCTGGGCATCGTCGGCCTGGGCAATATCGGCGCGGCCATCGCCCGCCGTGGGCGCCTGGGCTTCAACATGCCGATCCTGTACAGCGGCAACAGCCGCAAGACCGCACTGGAGCAGGAACTGGGCGCACAGTTGCGCAGCCTGGACCAATTGCTGGCCGAGGCGGATTTCGTGTGCCTGGTGGTGCCGTTGAGTGAAAAGACCAAGCATCTGATCAGCCATCGCGAACTGGGCCTGATGAAATCCAGCGCGATCCTGGTGAACATCTCCCGTGGCCCGGTGGTGGACGAGCCCGCACTGATCCAGGCCCTGCAAACCCAGGGTATTCGCGGCGCCGGGCTGGATGTGTATGAACGCGAGCCCCTGGCCGAGTCGCCGCTGTTCCAGCTGAGCAATGCCGTGACCTTGCCGCATATCGGCTCGGCCACCCATGAAACCCGCGAGGCCATGGCCAACCGTGCCCTGGACAACCTGCGCAGCGCCCTGTTGGGGCAACGCCCACAAGACCTGGTGAACCCACAAGTGTGGAAAGGCTGA
- a CDS encoding GNAT family N-acetyltransferase has protein sequence MTAYYQLLRRDLTTSLPAPQWPAGTRLDHYRQELGPAIHAVLRMTQAQGDGHIANLDNWQQQFITDAEFDPTLCLVASNADGILGVAQCWTSAFIKNLSVHPCAQGQGLGRALLLHSFQVFKQRGEPYVDLKVLESNLRARQLYESAGMVFVLRDVVRDD, from the coding sequence GTGACCGCGTATTACCAACTGCTACGCCGCGACCTCACCACCAGCCTGCCCGCGCCGCAGTGGCCTGCCGGCACCCGCCTGGATCACTATCGCCAAGAGCTGGGCCCGGCGATCCATGCGGTATTGCGCATGACCCAGGCACAGGGCGATGGCCACATCGCCAACCTGGACAACTGGCAGCAGCAATTCATTACCGACGCCGAATTCGACCCCACGCTGTGCCTGGTGGCCAGTAACGCCGATGGCATTCTCGGCGTGGCCCAATGCTGGACCAGCGCCTTTATCAAGAACCTCTCGGTGCACCCCTGCGCCCAGGGCCAGGGCCTGGGGCGCGCCCTGTTGCTGCACAGCTTCCAGGTGTTCAAGCAGCGCGGCGAACCCTATGTGGACCTCAAGGTGCTGGAGAGCAATCTGCGCGCACGCCAGCTTTATGAAAGCGCGGGCATGGTCTTTGTGCTGCGCGACGTGGTACGCGACGACTGA
- a CDS encoding transporter substrate-binding domain-containing protein translates to MALAKIFVLSVGSLLWSGFVVGAMAGAAPRSEIRFAISALFPPYESRDAQGQLVGLNIELGNALCAQLDVRCTWVDQVFDRSIDALERRRFDAIMGMASTPQRRQLVDFTDDLYPLTTHLVARKYSGLLPTVRALKGKRVGVLTGSNREAFALAQWAPAGVIIKSFWLNDQLIRSLVAGDIDATLQGTAEIRQALLDTQQGQDFDFAGPPVTGQQMGTAVAIGVRKSDRQLHSDLNRALEQLKQSGEHQRILQGYQQQEPDVASTEDTDELQYYPSDLELPFSEAVRVGNTLYLSSISGVDANRNLVKGGTGAQMKQVMNTLRDLLERHQSSLDRVVKCTLMLVDLEDLNLVDDLYLGYFARGRLPARSVLAVRRLPRGARVAIECMAVVEDHHGPVTVEPTH, encoded by the coding sequence ATGGCGTTGGCAAAGATCTTCGTGTTATCCGTTGGGTCGTTGCTGTGGAGCGGCTTTGTTGTCGGGGCGATGGCCGGTGCTGCGCCACGCAGCGAAATCCGCTTCGCGATTTCCGCGTTGTTCCCGCCCTATGAAAGCCGCGATGCCCAGGGGCAGTTGGTGGGCTTGAACATCGAGCTGGGCAATGCCCTGTGCGCCCAGCTCGATGTGCGCTGCACCTGGGTCGACCAGGTCTTTGACCGTAGCATCGACGCCCTGGAACGCCGGCGTTTCGATGCAATCATGGGCATGGCCTCCACCCCCCAGCGCCGACAGTTGGTCGACTTCACCGACGACCTCTATCCCCTCACCACCCATCTGGTCGCCCGCAAGTATTCGGGCCTGCTGCCCACGGTACGCGCCCTCAAGGGCAAGCGCGTCGGAGTGCTGACCGGCAGCAACCGTGAAGCCTTCGCCCTGGCGCAATGGGCGCCGGCCGGGGTGATCATCAAGAGCTTCTGGCTCAACGATCAGTTGATCCGCAGCCTGGTGGCCGGTGACATTGACGCAACGTTGCAAGGTACGGCTGAAATCCGCCAGGCACTGCTCGACACCCAGCAGGGCCAGGATTTTGACTTCGCCGGCCCGCCGGTGACCGGCCAGCAAATGGGCACCGCCGTGGCCATCGGTGTGCGCAAATCCGACCGCCAATTGCACAGCGACCTGAACCGCGCACTGGAGCAGCTCAAGCAGAGCGGCGAGCACCAACGCATTCTCCAGGGGTATCAGCAGCAGGAGCCCGACGTCGCCAGCACTGAGGATACGGACGAGTTGCAGTATTACCCCAGTGACCTGGAGCTGCCCTTTTCCGAGGCGGTACGGGTGGGCAATACGCTGTACCTCTCCAGCATTTCGGGAGTGGATGCCAATCGCAACCTGGTGAAGGGCGGCACAGGCGCACAGATGAAACAGGTGATGAATACGTTGCGTGATCTATTGGAACGTCATCAGTCGTCGCTGGACCGGGTGGTCAAGTGCACCTTGATGCTGGTCGACCTGGAGGACTTGAACCTGGTCGACGACCTGTACCTGGGCTACTTCGCCCGAGGCCGGTTACCCGCCCGCAGCGTGCTGGCCGTGCGCCGGCTACCGCGTGGCGCGCGGGTGGCGATCGAATGCATGGCCGTGGTCGAGGACCATCATGGCCCTGTAACTGTGGAACCGACCCATTAA
- a CDS encoding YkgJ family cysteine cluster protein has protein sequence MNTHFSCVGCGKCCTDHHVPLTLDEARMWAADGGNVIVLVEGFLGNGLGLPLLQREHAERRSVVVPSGNTQAFVAITFAAYNAGRCRNLDEDNRCGIYERRPLVCRIYPMEINPHIPLNPAAKDCPPQSWEQGPALIVGGELMDQELAELIRRSRQADRDEVQTKEAVCALLGIRTTALKGDGFTAYLPDMGAFAQAIELAMDQPTTAGEWVFHVSGLDIAEQLLDAGAQIATEAPANYAFISLRAA, from the coding sequence ATGAATACTCATTTTTCCTGCGTGGGTTGCGGCAAATGCTGCACCGACCATCACGTGCCCCTGACCCTCGACGAAGCCCGTATGTGGGCGGCGGACGGTGGCAATGTCATCGTCCTGGTGGAAGGTTTCCTGGGCAACGGCCTGGGCCTGCCACTGCTGCAACGTGAACATGCCGAACGGCGTTCGGTGGTGGTGCCCAGCGGCAACACCCAGGCGTTCGTGGCCATCACCTTTGCCGCGTACAACGCCGGGCGCTGCCGGAATCTTGACGAAGACAACCGCTGCGGCATCTATGAACGGCGGCCACTGGTCTGTCGCATCTACCCGATGGAAATCAATCCCCATATCCCGCTCAACCCAGCGGCCAAGGATTGCCCGCCGCAATCCTGGGAACAGGGGCCGGCGCTGATCGTCGGTGGCGAGTTGATGGACCAGGAACTGGCAGAGCTGATCCGCCGCTCACGCCAGGCCGACCGTGACGAGGTCCAGACCAAGGAGGCGGTGTGTGCCTTGCTCGGCATCCGCACCACTGCGCTCAAGGGCGATGGATTCACCGCCTACCTGCCAGACATGGGGGCCTTTGCCCAGGCGATCGAGTTGGCTATGGATCAGCCAACCACGGCCGGTGAGTGGGTGTTTCATGTGTCCGGCCTGGACATTGCCGAACAACTGCTCGATGCCGGGGCGCAAATAGCCACCGAAGCGCCGGCCAACTACGCGTTTATCTCGCTACGCGCCGCCTGA
- a CDS encoding efflux RND transporter periplasmic adaptor subunit yields MPIQRKTTLIVLACVALAVVAWVATRPAKTQLATSSAIPVRVVSVAQQDIPRFVSGIGSVLSLHSVVIRPQVDGILTRLMVKEGQLVKAGDLLASIDDRAIRASLDQAKAQLGESQAQLQVALVNLKRYKALSIDDGVSKQTYDQQQALVNQLKATALGNQAEIDAAQVQLSYTQIRSPVSGRVGIRNVDEGNFLRTSDTQGLFSVTQIDPIAVEFSLPQQMLPTLQGLIAAQHPASVDAFLGADTDGPAAVLLGEGRLSLIDNQISATTGTIRAKAEFSNTAQTLWPGQLVTVKIQTALDKAVLAVPPTVVQRGMDSHFVYRLNGDKVDVVPVHVAYQNSNLTIVTGVQPGDVLVSDGQSRLKAGAQVQVIKEPSQVIQTAQAQAQP; encoded by the coding sequence ATGCCCATTCAACGCAAAACCACCTTGATTGTGCTTGCCTGCGTGGCCCTGGCGGTCGTGGCCTGGGTAGCAACCCGGCCAGCCAAGACCCAACTGGCCACCTCCAGTGCAATTCCGGTGCGGGTGGTCAGTGTCGCGCAACAGGATATCCCGCGTTTTGTCAGTGGGATCGGCTCGGTGCTGTCGCTGCACAGTGTGGTGATTCGCCCGCAAGTCGATGGCATTCTCACCCGTTTGATGGTCAAGGAAGGGCAATTGGTCAAGGCCGGCGATCTGCTGGCGAGCATCGACGACCGGGCGATCCGCGCCAGCCTCGACCAGGCCAAGGCCCAGTTGGGCGAAAGCCAGGCGCAGTTGCAAGTGGCGCTGGTCAATCTCAAGCGCTACAAGGCGCTGAGCATCGACGACGGCGTGTCGAAGCAGACTTACGACCAGCAGCAAGCCCTGGTCAACCAGCTCAAGGCCACGGCCCTGGGCAACCAGGCGGAGATTGATGCGGCTCAGGTCCAGCTTTCCTACACACAGATTCGCTCCCCCGTCAGCGGTCGGGTGGGGATCCGCAATGTGGATGAAGGCAACTTCCTGCGCACCAGCGATACCCAAGGCCTGTTCTCGGTGACGCAAATCGACCCGATCGCCGTGGAGTTTTCCCTGCCCCAACAGATGCTGCCAACCCTGCAAGGGCTGATCGCCGCGCAACACCCCGCCAGCGTCGATGCGTTCCTGGGCGCCGACACCGATGGCCCGGCGGCGGTCCTGCTCGGTGAGGGGCGCCTGAGCCTGATCGATAACCAGATCAGCGCCACCACCGGCACCATCCGCGCCAAGGCCGAGTTCAGCAATACCGCGCAAACGCTGTGGCCGGGGCAACTGGTGACGGTGAAGATCCAGACCGCCCTCGACAAAGCCGTCCTGGCGGTGCCGCCGACCGTGGTCCAACGCGGCATGGATTCGCACTTCGTGTACCGACTCAATGGCGACAAGGTGGACGTGGTACCGGTACACGTGGCCTACCAGAACAGCAACCTGACCATCGTCACCGGCGTGCAGCCCGGTGATGTGCTGGTCAGCGACGGCCAGTCACGCCTCAAGGCGGGCGCCCAGGTGCAGGTGATCAAGGAGCCCTCGCAGGTGATCCAGACCGCACAAGCGCAGGCCCAGCCATGA
- a CDS encoding PAS domain-containing methyl-accepting chemotaxis protein has translation MKINLPVTGRSVDIAQDANILSTTDLGSSITYANQDFIDVSGYSREELLGAPHNMLRHPDMPSAAFAHMWQTLKGGRSWMGMVKNRCKNGDHYWVSAYASPVTRQGVAVEYQSVRTKPDARRVAAAERAYTRLREGTRRMRPVLEIPLKLSLVTGATCTLTWGVGAGLASYSWALQVLGLAAVGAAGVLGINLLLRPLRQLGERARQIADNPVSQAIYTGREDELGQIEFAMQMLEAQVGAVVGRIGDASQRLSGHAAALVQQLDSSHASSLGQQSQTDQVATAIQQMAASVAQVANHAQQASKAADQAGSETREGHQRVDESRDAVLRLSQELARATSVIHQLESHSGDISSVLEVIRAIAEQTNLLALNAAIEAARAGEQGRGFAVVADEVRGLAQRTQQSTNEIQRMISTLQGGARDAVMAMEQSSQHVGASVEHAQRAALALDGISQRVSQITNMSQQIAAAVEEQSAVSEDINRNIVGIRNAGEATVSAGQQSQLSSGDVAALAEDLRRLAEEFWGKRH, from the coding sequence ATGAAGATCAATCTCCCGGTCACCGGTCGAAGTGTGGACATTGCCCAAGACGCCAATATCCTCTCGACCACTGACCTCGGCAGTTCGATTACCTACGCCAACCAGGACTTTATCGATGTCAGCGGCTACAGCCGCGAGGAGCTGCTGGGGGCGCCACACAACATGCTGCGCCATCCGGACATGCCTTCGGCAGCCTTTGCCCACATGTGGCAGACCCTCAAGGGCGGCCGCTCGTGGATGGGCATGGTGAAAAATCGCTGCAAGAACGGTGATCACTATTGGGTCAGTGCCTATGCTTCGCCGGTTACCCGGCAGGGCGTGGCGGTGGAATACCAGTCGGTGCGCACCAAGCCCGATGCGCGGCGGGTGGCGGCGGCGGAGCGCGCTTATACCCGCTTGCGCGAGGGGACTCGGCGCATGCGGCCGGTACTGGAGATACCCTTGAAACTGTCGTTGGTCACTGGTGCGACCTGCACCCTGACCTGGGGCGTGGGGGCTGGGTTGGCGAGTTATTCGTGGGCGCTGCAAGTGCTGGGCCTGGCTGCGGTAGGCGCGGCAGGGGTCTTGGGCATCAACCTGTTGTTGCGGCCCCTGAGGCAATTGGGTGAGCGGGCGCGCCAGATTGCCGACAATCCTGTCAGCCAGGCGATCTACACCGGGCGTGAGGATGAGTTGGGGCAAATCGAATTTGCCATGCAGATGCTCGAAGCCCAGGTGGGCGCCGTGGTCGGTCGGATTGGCGATGCGTCGCAGCGTTTATCCGGCCACGCCGCCGCCCTGGTCCAGCAACTGGACAGCAGCCACGCCAGCAGCCTGGGCCAGCAGAGCCAGACAGACCAGGTGGCGACCGCTATCCAGCAGATGGCGGCCAGCGTGGCGCAAGTCGCCAATCATGCCCAGCAAGCCTCGAAGGCCGCAGACCAGGCGGGCAGCGAGACCCGCGAAGGCCATCAGCGGGTGGACGAAAGCCGCGATGCGGTGTTGCGTCTGTCCCAGGAACTGGCCAGGGCCACCAGCGTGATTCACCAGTTGGAAAGCCACAGCGGGGATATTTCCAGTGTGCTGGAAGTGATTCGGGCGATTGCCGAACAGACCAACCTGCTGGCCCTCAACGCCGCCATCGAGGCGGCGCGGGCTGGCGAACAGGGCCGTGGCTTTGCGGTGGTGGCCGATGAAGTGCGTGGCCTGGCGCAACGCACCCAGCAATCGACCAATGAAATCCAGCGCATGATCAGCACCTTGCAGGGCGGCGCCCGCGATGCGGTGATGGCCATGGAGCAAAGCAGCCAACATGTCGGCGCCAGCGTCGAGCATGCCCAGCGTGCCGCTTTGGCCCTGGATGGCATCAGCCAGCGGGTCAGCCAGATCACCAACATGAGCCAGCAGATTGCCGCCGCCGTGGAGGAGCAGAGCGCGGTGAGCGAGGATATCAATCGCAACATCGTGGGTATCCGCAATGCCGGCGAAGCCACCGTCAGTGCCGGTCAGCAGAGCCAGCTCAGCTCGGGCGACGTGGCGGCACTGGCGGAGGACCTGCGGCGGCTGGCGGAAGAGTTCTGGGGCAAACGCCACTAA
- a CDS encoding efflux transporter outer membrane subunit: MPRRISRELKTLSVWALSLAISGCIGTGGIAPQGKRLAANTLATDDAIQSAARDAHWPTLQWWQAYGDPQLNRWINLAVHGSPSLAEAAARVREARAMAGLAESAEAVQIHGEAALKRHNWPSDPFYGPGKLDNASTWDNNAALGLSYALDLWGRERNASERAVDLAHMSVAQARQAQLELQNNVVRAYIQLSLHYAQRDILTATLAQQQQILDLAQKRLDGGIGTHFEVSQAQTPLPETHRQLDALDEDIALTRNQLAALAGRGPGEGAKLQRPTLALGAPLKLPSALPAELLGQRPDVVASRWQVAAQARGIDVAHAGFYPNVDLVGSLGYVATGGGMLEFLTGKKLNYSVGPAITLPIFDGGRLRAQLGEASAGYDMAVARYNQTLVNALKGISDQLIHRESMAKQQTFAAESVASARKTYDIAMIAYQRGLTDYLNVLNAQTLLFRQQQVEQQVQAARLSAHAELVTALGGGLGAGSDVPAAGTTLASKTPAALAVFDH, from the coding sequence GTGCCGCGTCGCATCAGCAGAGAGCTGAAGACTCTCAGTGTTTGGGCTTTATCGTTAGCAATCAGCGGCTGCATCGGAACCGGAGGAATTGCCCCCCAAGGCAAGCGCCTCGCCGCCAATACCCTGGCCACCGACGACGCGATCCAGAGCGCCGCCCGGGATGCCCACTGGCCGACCCTCCAGTGGTGGCAGGCCTATGGCGACCCGCAACTCAATCGTTGGATCAACCTCGCCGTGCACGGCAGCCCAAGCCTGGCTGAAGCCGCCGCCCGGGTGCGTGAAGCGCGGGCCATGGCCGGGCTGGCCGAGTCCGCCGAGGCCGTGCAGATCCACGGCGAGGCCGCCCTCAAGCGCCACAACTGGCCCAGCGACCCCTTCTACGGCCCCGGCAAACTGGACAACGCCAGCACCTGGGACAACAACGCCGCCCTGGGCCTGAGCTACGCCCTCGACCTGTGGGGGCGCGAGCGCAACGCCAGCGAGCGCGCCGTCGACCTGGCGCACATGAGTGTCGCCCAAGCGCGCCAGGCCCAGCTCGAACTGCAGAACAACGTGGTGCGCGCCTATATCCAACTGTCGCTGCATTACGCCCAGCGCGATATCCTCACCGCCACCCTGGCCCAGCAACAGCAGATCCTCGACCTGGCGCAAAAGCGCCTGGACGGTGGCATCGGCACGCACTTTGAAGTCAGCCAGGCCCAGACTCCGTTGCCGGAGACCCACCGGCAATTGGACGCTCTCGATGAAGACATCGCCCTGACTCGTAACCAACTGGCGGCCTTGGCCGGCAGGGGCCCGGGGGAAGGCGCGAAACTGCAGCGGCCGACCCTGGCTTTGGGCGCGCCCCTGAAACTGCCGTCGGCACTGCCTGCCGAGCTGCTTGGCCAGCGCCCCGACGTGGTCGCCAGCCGCTGGCAAGTGGCGGCCCAGGCCCGGGGGATCGACGTGGCACACGCGGGTTTCTACCCCAATGTCGACCTGGTGGGCAGCCTTGGCTACGTTGCCACCGGCGGCGGCATGCTGGAGTTTCTCACCGGCAAGAAGCTCAACTACAGCGTCGGCCCGGCGATCACCCTGCCGATCTTCGACGGTGGCCGCCTGCGTGCGCAGTTGGGCGAGGCCAGCGCCGGCTACGACATGGCCGTGGCCCGCTACAACCAGACCCTGGTCAATGCGCTCAAGGGCATCAGCGACCAACTGATCCACCGTGAATCCATGGCCAAGCAGCAGACCTTCGCCGCCGAATCGGTGGCCTCGGCGCGCAAAACCTATGACATCGCGATGATCGCCTACCAGCGTGGCCTGACCGATTACCTCAATGTGCTCAATGCCCAGACCTTGCTGTTTCGCCAGCAACAGGTCGAACAGCAGGTCCAGGCCGCGCGCCTGAGTGCCCATGCCGAACTGGTCACCGCCCTGGGCGGTGGCCTTGGCGCAGGCAGCGATGTGCCGGCAGCGGGCACCACCCTCGCGAGCAAGACCCCGGCGGCCCTGGCCGTGTTCGATCACTGA